A window of Acidobacteriota bacterium genomic DNA:
GGGTGAGCCCCGTGGGGGCGAGGGGGGCGCTGAGCCCCCCTGACCAACAAAGCCAGCAGAGCAGCTGAAATTATAGGGTGAAGCCCTTTTTCAGCAATCTGCTAGCTAGGCGCCGCCGACCTGCGCCGCCACCTCGGCGGCGAAGTCGTCGGAACGCTTCTCCAGACCCTCGCCGAGAGCGTAGCGCACGAAGCGGCGAACTTTGATGTTCTCGCCGATCTTGGCGATCTTCTCGGCGATCATGTCGCCGACGCTCTTGTCCGGATCCTTGACGAAGGCCTGCTCCAACAGGCACGTCTCGGAGTAGTACTTGCCGATCTTGCCTTCGACAATGCGGTCCACCACCTGCTCCGGCTTGCCGGCGTCGATCGCCTGCTGGCGGAAGATCTCGCGCTCTTTGTCGAGATCGTCGGCGGTCACCTCATCGCGATCCAGGTATTTGGGATCCGCCGCCGCGATGTGCATCGCGATGTCGCGCACCAGCGCCTGGAAGTCGTCCGTACGGGCGACGAAATCCGTCTCGCAGTTGACCTCCACCAGCACGCCGATCTTGCCGCCGGCGTGAATGTACGAACCCACCGCGCCCTCGGCGGCGATCCGGCCGGACTTCTTGGCCGCCGCGGCGAGGCCCTTCTTGCGCAGGTACTCCGCCGCCGCGTCGAGATCGCCACCGGTTTCGACCAGGGCGTTCTTGCAGTCCATCATGCCGGCAGCGGTGCGCTCCCGAAGCTCCTTGACCATCTGAGCCGTAACAGTCATCTCTACTGATCTCCTGACTTCGACGCTCGTGCGCCGGACAAAAGAAAAGGCCAGACCGAGCTTGAGTTCGACTGGCCTCTTGATCGCGCCACCTCGCGGGAGGTCGGCGCGGGAATTGCGAATCGTTCTGCTAGGCCGAGACCTCGGCGGAAGTGCCTTCGTCGTCGCTCGCCTCAGCCGGGGCTTCTTCGGCCTTGGGAGCCTCTTCGGCATCGGCCTTGGCGGCGGCCTTCGGCGCTTCCTCGGCCGGTGCGGCGTCGGCCTTGGCTTCCGGCTTCTCTTCGGCGGCCTTGGCCTTCGCTTTGGCCGGAGCCTTCGCCTTCTTCTCAGCCGCCTTCTTCGCCGCAGCCTTCTTTTCCGGCGCCTTCTTCTCTGGCGCCGGAGCGTCCTTCGCCGCGATCATCTCCTCCTGATCGAGGCGCTTCGAGCCGGCGATCACGGCGTCGGCCATCTTCGAGGAGAACAGCCGGATCGAGCGAATCGCGTCGTCGTTGCCGGGGATGATGAAGTCCACCAGTTCCGGATCACAGTTGGTGTCGACGATGGCGATCACCGGGATGCCGAGCTTGTTGGCCTCGGCGATGGCGATCGCCTCGCGCTTCGGGTCGACCACAAAGAGAGCGTCCGGCACGCGCTTCATGTCGCGAATACCGTCCAGGTTGCGAGACATGCGGTCGCGCTCGCGCTCCAGCCGCAGGCGTTCCTTCTTGGTCATGCCGGAGGCTTCATCGGCCAGCCGCGCTTCGATCTCGTGCAGCTGGTCGATGGAGCCGCGGATGGTCTTGAAGTTGGTCAAGGTGCCGCCCAACCAGCGGTGGGTGACGAAGAACTCGCCACAGCGGCGGGCTTCCTCGGCCACCACTTCCTGCGCCTGACGCTTGGTGCCGACGAACAGAATGCGCTTGCCGTTGGCCGCCAGCGCCCGCACGAACTCGACCGCGTCGTCGACCAGGCCGAGAGTCTTCTGCAGATCGATGATGTAGATACCACCGCGCTTGCCGAAGATGTAGCGCTTCATCTTGGGATTCCACCGCCGGGTCTGGTGCCCGAAGTGGACTCCCGCTTCCAGCAGCTCTCTCATGCTGACTTGGACCATCGTCATTACCTCTTGCTGAACTGGAAGCGAGCCCGGGCACCCTTCTGACCGTACTTCTTGCGCTCCTTCTTGCGAGGATCGCGGGTCAGCAGGCCGGCGGACTTGAGCCGGTCCCGAAGCTCCGAATTGTATTCGAGCAGCGCACGCGAAATGCCGTGGCGGACGGCGCCCGCCTGGCCGGTGCTCCCGCCGCCGATCACCGTCACGTAGATGTCGAATTTCTCGACCGTCTCGGTGAGCTGCAGCGGCTGCTTGATGACCATCTTGTGAATCTCATTCGGGAAGTAGGTCTCGATGTCGCGACCGTTGACGGTCACGTTGCCCGAGCCCGGGCGCAGGAACACCCGCGCCGCAGCCGTCTTGCGACGGCCGGTTCCGTAGTACTGAGTCGTGGCGCTCAAAGCTCTCTCTCTTTCTACCGTTCAGATCGATCCGGTCAGATCGCCTGGGCCAGGTCGAAGGCTACCGGCTGCTGCGCCTCGTGCGGGTGATCCGCGCCGGCGTAGACCTTGAGCTTCTTTCCCTGCTTGCGCCCGAGGGGATTCTTCGGCAGCATGCCCCGAACGGCATACTCGACCAGCTTCTCCGGCCGCCGCTGGCGCAGCTTGCCGGCCGTCTCTTCCTTGAGACCGCCCGGCCGCCCGCTGTGGCGGTAATAGACTTTCTGCTCTTCCTTGCGCCCGGTGAGGATGGTCTCCTCGGCATTGACCACCACGACGAAGTCGCCGGCGTCCAGATGCGGGGCCCAGGTCGGCTTGTGCTTGCCCATCAGCAGGTGGGCGACGACCGAAGACAGGCGTCCCAGCGGGACCCCGGCGGCGTCCACCACGTGCCAGCGCCGGTCTTTTTCGAGTTCGCCGGCCTTGGGGCTAAAGGTCTTGCTCATCGTCCTCTCCATCACCAAAAATCACCGCCTCGGCAGACGAAGGCCTGCCCTCGCGGCGCAAAGGGTCCTCGATGGTAGGCGGTCGTGCCGCACCTGTCAAGGGCGGTACCCACCTCTCCAATCCGCAGCCTGAGGTCAAATGCCCTGAGGAAAACTGCGCGAAATCGCCGGCGGCGGAGCCGCCGCCGACGCGAGAGCCGAGACCCTACCACGAGCGCCGACCGGGGGGAAAGCCCCGCCGGCCCGTCCTTCAATCACCGACCGGCGCCGAGAATTTCGCCATCAGGCTTCGCCAGGCCTTCCCCCGGTGGCCGTGGCGATCCTTCCAGCAGCCGCCCAGTTCGGCGACGGTCTGCGCCTCGCCGGTTGGCTGGAAAAAGGGGTCCCAGCCGAAGCCGTCGGAACCGCGGCCGGGAAGCACCAGTTCCCCATGATCGCGGCCGACGGCGACGATCCGCTGCTCACCGTTGCGATACAGCAGAGCACAGCGCGCCTCGGCCCGGGGGTCGCCGAGGGCAAGAGCGGCGCGGGCGATGCCGTCGGAACCGGCGGCCTGCTGCATCCACTTGACCAGCGGCCCCGGAAAGCCGCCGAGGGCCTCCAGGAACAGGCCCGTCTCCTCCACCACCAGCGGCCGCCGGAGCCGCTGCCAGGCTTCCTGGCCCTTGGCTTCGAGGACCTCCAGCAGGTCCAGGCTCTGCACTTCCGGCAGGTCGATGGACTCCGCCTCGACCGAGCGGCCCAGGATGCGCTCCGCCTCGGCCACCTTGGCCCGGTTGCCGGTGACGAGGGTGAAGTCAGCGGTTCTTGGCTTCACCCGGCGGCCCCGCGCAGCTCGGCCACCAGTTCCCTCACCCGCTGCTTCAAGTCCTCGAGGGTGCCGCAGTTGTCGATCACCCGGTCGGCGGCGGCGCGGCGTTCCTCGCCGGTGCCCTGGGCGCGCAGTCGGGCCCGCGCCGCGGCCTCCGGCAGGCCGCGGGCGATGGCGCGCCGAAGGCGGACTTCCGGATCCGCCTCGACGGTGATCACCGTGTCGAAGTCCTCGGCGAAGCCCGCCTCCACCAGCAGCGTCGCCTCCAGCACCACCGGGCCGGTCGCCTGCTCGGCGATCCGCCGGAAGCCGTCGCGCACCAGCGGATGGATGCGCGCCTCCAAGGCATGGCGGGCCGCTTCGTCGGCAAACACCCGGGCGGCCACCACCGGATGGTTCACCGCCCCCTCGGCAGTCAGCGCCTCGGCGCCGAAGAGCTCGCGCACCGCATCGGCACCGGCACCTTCCGGGCGGTAAAGGTCGGCCACCAGACGATCCGCATCCACCACCTCGAAGCCGGCCTCCCGCAGCAGGCCGGCAACGGTGGACTTGCCGCTCGCCAGGCCACCGGTGAGACCGATGGTCTGGATGCTGGGTTCTGCGTTCCGAAAGGCCATGACTTCAGGACGTTAATCCACTTGAGAATTCACATGCAAGAACAGATCTCTTTGATCTGCGAGCGATCTGCTAGTTCAAGCAGATCGCTTCCGAGGTCGAAGACTGAGGCGGCGGCAGGCCGCCGTGAATGGGGGTGTGCCGCCAAGAATGACACTTCTTGGCGGCGAGGGGGGCGCCAGCCCCCCTGAGAATCAACGTCCCTGGCGGGCGCGAGACGCTTTCAAAGCGTTCGACAGCAGCATCGCCACGGTCAGCGGCCCGACGCCGCCGGGCACCGGGGTGATGCCCGCGACCTTGGGCTTGACGGCGGTGTAGTCCACATCGCCCACCAGCACGCCGCCGCGCCGCTCCAGGGTCTCCAGCCGCTGGGCGTTGCCCGGAAACAGCCGCTCGACCTCGGACCGATCCTCGACGCGGTTGGTGCCGACGTCCACCACCACCGCGCCCTCGCGCACGTGGTCCGGGCCGAGCATCGCCGGCCGGCCGACGGCGGCGATCAGCACGTCCGCCTGGCGGCAGACGGCGGCCAAATCTTTCGTCCGCGAATGGCACACCGTGACGGTGCAGTTGGCCCGCAGCAGCAGGGCCGCCATCGGCTTGCCGACGATCGTGCTGCGCCCCACCACCACCGCATGGCGTCCGGACAGCGGCACGTCATAGCGCTCGAGCATCTCCATCACCCCGGACGGAGTGGCCGGCGCCAGGCCGTCGGCGTCGTCGATCCACAGGCGGCCGACGTTCTGGGTGTGGAATCCGTCGACGTCCTTGGCCGGATCGACCCGGTTCAGGATCTCGCGCTCGTCGATGCCGTTCGGCAATGGAAGCTGAACGAGAAAACCATCCACCGCATCGTCGGCGTTCAGGTCCTCGACCTTGGCGCGGATCTCCGCCGCCGTGGCATCCGCCGGCAGAAACTCCGACCGGCCGATCATGCCCGCCTCTTCGCAGGCCCGGGTCTTCATGCCCACGTACACCTTGGAGGCCGGGTCGTCCCCCACCAGCAGCACTCCCAGGCCCGGCCGCCGGCCGCCGGCGGCCACCAGTTCCTCGACACCGGCCGCCACA
This region includes:
- the tsf gene encoding translation elongation factor Ts; translation: MTVTAQMVKELRERTAAGMMDCKNALVETGGDLDAAAEYLRKKGLAAAAKKSGRIAAEGAVGSYIHAGGKIGVLVEVNCETDFVARTDDFQALVRDIAMHIAAADPKYLDRDEVTADDLDKEREIFRQQAIDAGKPEQVVDRIVEGKIGKYYSETCLLEQAFVKDPDKSVGDMIAEKIAKIGENIKVRRFVRYALGEGLEKRSDDFAAEVAAQVGGA
- the rpsB gene encoding 30S ribosomal protein S2; the encoded protein is MVQVSMRELLEAGVHFGHQTRRWNPKMKRYIFGKRGGIYIIDLQKTLGLVDDAVEFVRALAANGKRILFVGTKRQAQEVVAEEARRCGEFFVTHRWLGGTLTNFKTIRGSIDQLHEIEARLADEASGMTKKERLRLERERDRMSRNLDGIRDMKRVPDALFVVDPKREAIAIAEANKLGIPVIAIVDTNCDPELVDFIIPGNDDAIRSIRLFSSKMADAVIAGSKRLDQEEMIAAKDAPAPEKKAPEKKAAAKKAAEKKAKAPAKAKAKAAEEKPEAKADAAPAEEAPKAAAKADAEEAPKAEEAPAEASDDEGTSAEVSA
- the rpsI gene encoding 30S ribosomal protein S9, translating into MSATTQYYGTGRRKTAAARVFLRPGSGNVTVNGRDIETYFPNEIHKMVIKQPLQLTETVEKFDIYVTVIGGGSTGQAGAVRHGISRALLEYNSELRDRLKSAGLLTRDPRKKERKKYGQKGARARFQFSKR
- the rplM gene encoding 50S ribosomal protein L13 translates to MSKTFSPKAGELEKDRRWHVVDAAGVPLGRLSSVVAHLLMGKHKPTWAPHLDAGDFVVVVNAEETILTGRKEEQKVYYRHSGRPGGLKEETAGKLRQRRPEKLVEYAVRGMLPKNPLGRKQGKKLKVYAGADHPHEAQQPVAFDLAQAI
- a CDS encoding non-canonical purine NTP pyrophosphatase; amino-acid sequence: MKPRTADFTLVTGNRAKVAEAERILGRSVEAESIDLPEVQSLDLLEVLEAKGQEAWQRLRRPLVVEETGLFLEALGGFPGPLVKWMQQAAGSDGIARAALALGDPRAEARCALLYRNGEQRIVAVGRDHGELVLPGRGSDGFGWDPFFQPTGEAQTVAELGGCWKDRHGHRGKAWRSLMAKFSAPVGD
- the coaE gene encoding dephospho-CoA kinase (Dephospho-CoA kinase (CoaE) performs the final step in coenzyme A biosynthesis.) — encoded protein: MAFRNAEPSIQTIGLTGGLASGKSTVAGLLREAGFEVVDADRLVADLYRPEGAGADAVRELFGAEALTAEGAVNHPVVAARVFADEAARHALEARIHPLVRDGFRRIAEQATGPVVLEATLLVEAGFAEDFDTVITVEADPEVRLRRAIARGLPEAAARARLRAQGTGEERRAAADRVIDNCGTLEDLKQRVRELVAELRGAAG
- the folD gene encoding bifunctional methylenetetrahydrofolate dehydrogenase/methenyltetrahydrofolate cyclohydrolase FolD gives rise to the protein MTGDGLRIKDEVLDGRAVAAEIRADVAAGVEELVAAGGRRPGLGVLLVGDDPASKVYVGMKTRACEEAGMIGRSEFLPADATAAEIRAKVEDLNADDAVDGFLVQLPLPNGIDEREILNRVDPAKDVDGFHTQNVGRLWIDDADGLAPATPSGVMEMLERYDVPLSGRHAVVVGRSTIVGKPMAALLLRANCTVTVCHSRTKDLAAVCRQADVLIAAVGRPAMLGPDHVREGAVVVDVGTNRVEDRSEVERLFPGNAQRLETLERRGGVLVGDVDYTAVKPKVAGITPVPGGVGPLTVAMLLSNALKASRARQGR